The proteins below come from a single Oerskovia jenensis genomic window:
- a CDS encoding glycoside hydrolase family 19 protein codes for MRRGAAMIAAGLVGAVVATAAAVPATAVEVPAAAPLTVATAAPANPCAATWSETSAYQGGATVSHHGRNFTAKWWTQRENPGATTVWADKGACQGGTSDFVISEAEFDAIFPKRNAFYTYQGLVDALAAYPKFANTGTETTRTQEAAAFLTHADFESVGLRYVKEINEANYWIKCDYSQPFGCPAGQKAYYGRGPIMFSWNFNYKAAGDALGIDLLNNPWLVEQDPSIAWQTALWYWNTQNGPGVMTSHEAMIGGAGFGQTINSLNGALECNGGNPASVQSRVDRYQKITAILGVAPGSGLIC; via the coding sequence ATGCGCCGTGGAGCCGCGATGATCGCGGCCGGGCTCGTGGGCGCGGTCGTCGCGACCGCAGCCGCAGTGCCGGCGACCGCCGTCGAGGTGCCCGCTGCGGCACCGCTCACGGTCGCCACCGCGGCGCCCGCGAACCCGTGCGCCGCGACGTGGAGCGAGACCAGCGCGTACCAGGGCGGGGCCACGGTCTCGCACCACGGCCGCAACTTCACGGCGAAGTGGTGGACGCAGCGCGAGAACCCCGGTGCCACGACCGTCTGGGCTGACAAGGGGGCCTGTCAGGGGGGAACGTCCGACTTCGTGATCAGCGAGGCCGAGTTCGACGCGATCTTCCCGAAGCGCAACGCGTTCTACACCTACCAGGGCCTCGTCGACGCCCTGGCCGCGTACCCGAAGTTCGCCAACACGGGGACCGAGACGACCCGTACGCAGGAGGCGGCGGCGTTCCTCACCCATGCCGACTTCGAGTCGGTGGGCCTGCGGTACGTCAAGGAGATCAACGAGGCGAACTACTGGATCAAGTGCGACTACTCGCAGCCGTTCGGCTGCCCCGCGGGCCAGAAGGCGTACTACGGGCGCGGCCCGATCATGTTCAGCTGGAACTTCAACTACAAGGCGGCCGGTGACGCGCTCGGCATCGACCTGCTCAACAACCCGTGGCTCGTCGAGCAGGACCCGTCGATCGCCTGGCAGACGGCCCTCTGGTACTGGAACACGCAGAACGGTCCGGGCGTCATGACGTCGCACGAGGCGATGATCGGCGGCGCAGGGTTCGGCCAGACGATCAACTCGCTCAACGGGGCGCTCGAGTGCAACGGCGGCAACCCGGCGTCGGTCCAGAGCCGGGTCGACCGCTACCAGAAGATCACGGCGATCCTGGGCGTCGCGCCGGGCTCGGGCCTGATCTGCTGA
- the trhA gene encoding PAQR family membrane homeostasis protein TrhA, giving the protein MDSAADAVSDAAEKVADAVKPRLRGWIHAGTFPLALVASIVLVILAPPVAGKVACAIFGLSACLLFGTSAVYHRGTWSPKVAGILRRADHSNIFLIIAGTYTPLAVLLLPQRTATILLIIVWAGALLGLAARIIWLNAPRWVYVPIYVALGWVAVGYMPQFWTTPSGPAVVWLVAIGGLAYTLGAVVYGLKRPNPSPRWFGFHEIFHVLTVVGFGCHYAAITIAALNA; this is encoded by the coding sequence CTGGACTCGGCCGCCGACGCCGTCTCGGACGCCGCCGAGAAGGTGGCTGACGCGGTCAAGCCCCGGTTGCGGGGCTGGATCCACGCGGGCACCTTCCCCCTCGCCCTGGTCGCGAGCATCGTCCTGGTGATCCTCGCCCCGCCGGTCGCGGGCAAGGTCGCGTGCGCCATCTTCGGCCTGAGCGCGTGCCTGCTGTTCGGCACGAGCGCGGTCTACCACCGCGGCACCTGGTCACCGAAGGTCGCGGGGATCCTGCGCCGGGCCGACCACTCGAACATCTTCCTCATCATCGCGGGCACCTACACCCCGCTCGCGGTGCTGCTCCTGCCGCAGCGGACCGCGACGATCCTGCTGATCATCGTCTGGGCCGGCGCCCTGCTGGGGCTCGCCGCGCGGATCATCTGGCTCAACGCCCCGCGCTGGGTCTACGTGCCGATCTACGTCGCGCTCGGCTGGGTCGCGGTCGGGTACATGCCGCAGTTCTGGACCACGCCGTCGGGCCCCGCGGTCGTGTGGCTCGTCGCGATCGGCGGCCTCGCGTACACGCTGGGAGCCGTGGTCTACGGGCTCAAGCGCCCCAACCCGAGCCCGCGCTGGTTCGGTTTCCACGAGATCTTCCACGTCCTGACGGTCGTGGGCTTCGGGTGCCACTACGCCGCGATCACGATCGCGGCGCTCAACGCCTGA
- a CDS encoding AI-2E family transporter — MTARAGKPHGADAVPPSIQTAAAWSWRLLLIGALVTASLYVTALFKVIVVPVAIALLLTVLLTPVRRFLESRLRFSRGLSSISALLGLLLVVGGLITVAGSTIVSGISELREKAIDGFNEFMDWLQAGPFGIGVEQVDGYLKELEKFISSSQDSIVSGALGAATTVGHVAAGAVIALFCTFFFLLDGRTIWSWCVGLFPARSRDTIHQAGRRGIVTLSAYTRTQILVALVDAVGIGVGAAFFVPSLALPLGILVFVGSFIPIVGAVVTGAVAVLVVLVANGWVAALIMLGIVLAVQQIESHALQPFLMGHAVSLHPVAVLLVVAAGGFAAGIVGALFAVPLAALINTVVLYFNGHDKFPDLGTDDTLVIRGKPALPVMVRRAEEDLADDEKAPAPARPAGRRATRRGGAPSSGSGTSAGGDA, encoded by the coding sequence GTGACGGCACGCGCAGGGAAGCCGCACGGTGCCGACGCGGTTCCGCCCTCGATCCAGACCGCCGCGGCCTGGTCGTGGCGTCTGCTCCTGATCGGGGCGCTCGTCACGGCGAGCCTGTACGTCACGGCGCTCTTCAAGGTCATCGTCGTCCCGGTCGCGATCGCGCTGCTCCTGACGGTCCTGCTGACGCCAGTGCGCCGGTTCCTCGAGAGCCGGCTGCGCTTCTCGCGCGGGCTGTCGTCGATCTCGGCGCTGCTGGGGCTCCTGCTGGTCGTCGGCGGTCTCATCACGGTCGCGGGCAGCACGATCGTCAGCGGGATCTCGGAGCTCCGGGAGAAGGCGATCGACGGCTTCAACGAGTTCATGGACTGGCTCCAGGCCGGGCCGTTCGGGATCGGTGTCGAGCAGGTCGACGGCTACCTCAAGGAGCTCGAGAAGTTCATCAGCTCGAGCCAGGACAGCATCGTGTCCGGCGCGCTGGGCGCGGCGACGACCGTGGGCCACGTGGCCGCGGGCGCCGTGATCGCGCTGTTCTGCACGTTCTTCTTCCTGCTCGACGGCCGGACCATCTGGTCCTGGTGCGTGGGCCTGTTCCCGGCGCGCTCGCGCGACACGATCCACCAGGCGGGGCGTCGCGGCATCGTCACGCTGTCCGCCTACACGCGGACCCAGATCCTCGTGGCGCTCGTCGACGCGGTCGGTATCGGTGTCGGTGCGGCGTTCTTCGTGCCGTCGCTCGCGCTGCCCCTCGGCATCCTGGTGTTCGTCGGTTCGTTCATCCCGATCGTGGGTGCGGTCGTGACGGGGGCCGTCGCGGTGCTCGTGGTCCTGGTCGCGAACGGGTGGGTCGCGGCGCTCATCATGCTGGGCATCGTGCTCGCGGTCCAGCAGATCGAGAGCCACGCGCTCCAGCCGTTCCTCATGGGCCACGCGGTCTCGCTGCACCCGGTCGCGGTGCTGCTCGTGGTCGCGGCGGGCGGGTTCGCGGCGGGCATCGTCGGCGCGCTGTTCGCGGTGCCGCTCGCCGCCCTGATCAACACCGTGGTCCTGTACTTCAACGGGCACGACAAGTTCCCCGACCTCGGCACCGACGACACCCTCGTGATCCGCGGCAAGCCCGCGCTCCCGGTCATGGTCCGGCGTGCCGAGGAGGACCTCGCCGACGACGAGAAGGCGCCCGCGCCCGCGCGCCCCGCCGGGCGCAGGGCCACGCGCCGTGGGGGAGCGCCGTCGTCGGGCAGCGGGACGAGCGCGGGCGGGGACGCGTGA
- the mca gene encoding mycothiol conjugate amidase Mca, whose protein sequence is MTESTARPSTVSAPGTVDGAPLRLLAVHAHPDDESSKGAATSARYAAEGVEVLVVSCTGGERGDVLNPSFGELPATPEGMAELRRAEMAAAAKALGVSHRWLGFVDSGLPEGDPLPPLPEGCFALVPLEEAAAPLVELVREFRPHVITTYDPSGGYPHPDHIMCHKVAFEAFHAAGDPERYRVEGGAPAWEPLKLYYNHDFSMNRIRTIHEAVVDAGLESPFSDWVESRAAREIPEREVTTRVEVAPYFPQRDAALIAHATQIDPEGFFFAIPRDLEADVWPFEEFELAESRVPTTLPESDLFAGIRTEEGHA, encoded by the coding sequence GTGACCGAATCGACGGCGCGCCCGAGCACGGTATCGGCGCCCGGGACGGTCGACGGCGCACCGCTGCGCCTCCTGGCCGTCCACGCGCACCCTGACGACGAGTCGAGCAAGGGGGCTGCGACGTCGGCCCGCTATGCCGCGGAGGGCGTCGAGGTGCTCGTCGTGAGCTGCACCGGTGGTGAGCGCGGCGACGTGCTCAACCCGAGCTTCGGCGAGCTCCCCGCGACCCCCGAGGGCATGGCCGAGCTGCGGCGCGCGGAGATGGCCGCAGCGGCCAAGGCGCTCGGTGTGAGCCACCGCTGGTTGGGCTTCGTCGACTCGGGGCTGCCCGAGGGCGACCCGCTGCCCCCGCTGCCCGAGGGCTGCTTCGCGCTCGTCCCGCTCGAGGAGGCCGCGGCGCCGCTCGTCGAGCTGGTCCGCGAGTTCCGTCCGCACGTCATCACGACGTACGACCCGAGCGGCGGCTACCCGCACCCGGACCACATCATGTGCCACAAGGTCGCGTTCGAGGCGTTCCATGCCGCGGGGGACCCCGAGCGCTACCGGGTCGAGGGCGGCGCACCCGCGTGGGAACCCCTCAAGCTGTACTACAACCACGACTTCTCGATGAACCGCATCCGCACGATCCACGAGGCCGTGGTGGACGCCGGTCTCGAGTCGCCCTTCAGCGACTGGGTCGAGTCGCGGGCCGCGCGCGAGATCCCCGAGCGCGAGGTCACGACGCGCGTCGAGGTCGCGCCGTACTTCCCGCAGCGCGACGCGGCGCTCATCGCGCACGCGACGCAGATCGACCCCGAGGGCTTCTTCTTCGCGATCCCCCGCGACCTCGAGGCCGACGTGTGGCCCTTCGAGGAGTTCGAGCTCGCCGAGTCGCGCGTCCCCACCACGCTTCCGGAGAGCGACCTGTTCGCCGGTATCCGCACCGAGGAAGGCCACGCATGA
- a CDS encoding carbon-nitrogen hydrolase family protein: MTRTPRGPVRVTIGQIEVSNDHAANLLVVRSAFTEAQRLQADLLVLPEYASGFDPRGVGVEHAEPLDGPFVTTLQRWASETGVAVIAGTTLPGAHVGTGRDAEASGAAPSTSAPSPAASPTSRAVNAVVAIDGGGHLVGVYRKVHLYDAFGHRESDRLEPGPVDAPPTTMSVGGLTFGVMTCYDLRFPESARRLVDAGADVLVVPAAWAAGDLKADHWRTLARARAIENTSVVLAVGQAGKGVTGRSLLVGPDGQVGLELDERAGLRTADIDPEALAGVRAANPSLANRRYAVVPKDQQQR, encoded by the coding sequence ATGACGCGCACACCGCGTGGCCCGGTGCGCGTCACGATCGGCCAGATCGAGGTCTCGAACGACCACGCGGCGAACCTGCTCGTGGTGCGCTCGGCCTTCACCGAGGCCCAGCGGCTCCAGGCCGACCTGCTGGTGCTCCCGGAGTACGCGTCGGGCTTCGACCCGCGCGGCGTGGGCGTCGAGCACGCCGAGCCGCTCGACGGTCCGTTCGTCACGACGCTCCAGCGCTGGGCGAGCGAGACCGGGGTCGCGGTGATCGCGGGCACGACGCTCCCGGGCGCGCACGTGGGCACGGGCCGGGACGCGGAGGCGTCCGGTGCGGCGCCCTCGACGAGCGCGCCGTCCCCCGCGGCGTCGCCCACCTCCCGGGCGGTCAACGCCGTCGTCGCGATCGACGGGGGTGGGCACCTGGTCGGGGTGTACCGCAAGGTGCATCTCTACGACGCGTTCGGGCACCGCGAGTCGGACCGGCTCGAGCCCGGACCCGTCGACGCGCCTCCCACGACGATGTCGGTCGGCGGCCTGACGTTCGGCGTCATGACCTGCTACGACCTGCGGTTCCCGGAGTCGGCCCGTCGCCTGGTCGATGCCGGCGCGGACGTCCTGGTCGTGCCGGCGGCCTGGGCCGCGGGCGACCTCAAGGCCGACCACTGGCGCACGCTGGCCCGCGCCCGGGCGATCGAGAACACCTCGGTGGTGCTCGCGGTCGGGCAGGCAGGCAAGGGCGTGACCGGACGGTCGCTGCTCGTGGGGCCCGACGGGCAGGTCGGGCTCGAGCTCGACGAGCGAGCGGGCCTGCGTACGGCCGACATCGACCCCGAGGCCCTGGCCGGGGTGCGCGCGGCGAACCCGTCGCTCGCGAACCGGCGCTACGCCGTCGTGCCCAAGGACCAGCAGCAACGCTGA
- a CDS encoding DUF559 domain-containing protein produces MPSALVRLPPTPFLVADALAAGCTPDQLRNPVLHTPLRGVRMAAASAHDLDALCRAVALTFRPGDAFSHVTAAALLDLPLPSNHRPAARLHVSSTSRMRPREAALLVGHSGLPTKHTFLHRRLPVTLPARTWLDLGSQTGSGGGAILTADDLVVLTDAVLALRSPPTPRSELERAVDWFVGGRGRRVLQDALAAARTFVDSPMESRVRLLLTASGFPCPVVGADLFAEDQWVARPDLCWPQARIAIEYDGAHHYASQHQMRSDVARRENMERLGWRVVVLYSQDVLTAWDATCGRLLTAFGDQGVDPRRLADAPDASVRPRIVVARG; encoded by the coding sequence GTGCCCAGCGCCCTCGTCCGGCTCCCGCCCACCCCGTTCCTCGTGGCCGACGCCCTAGCGGCAGGCTGCACGCCCGACCAGCTCCGCAACCCGGTGCTGCACACGCCCCTGCGCGGGGTCCGCATGGCGGCGGCCTCGGCGCACGACCTCGACGCGCTCTGCCGGGCGGTGGCCCTGACCTTCCGACCGGGGGACGCGTTCTCGCACGTGACGGCGGCCGCGCTCCTGGACCTTCCCCTGCCGAGCAACCATCGACCGGCCGCGAGGCTGCACGTCTCGAGCACCTCCAGGATGCGCCCGCGGGAGGCAGCGCTGCTCGTCGGGCACTCAGGACTACCCACGAAGCACACGTTCCTGCACCGCCGGCTCCCCGTCACGCTGCCTGCCAGGACCTGGCTCGATCTCGGCAGCCAGACCGGCTCCGGCGGCGGCGCGATCCTGACCGCCGACGACCTCGTGGTCCTGACCGACGCGGTCCTCGCCCTGCGTTCCCCGCCGACTCCTCGGAGCGAGCTCGAGCGCGCCGTGGACTGGTTCGTCGGTGGACGAGGGCGGCGGGTCCTGCAGGACGCGCTAGCCGCCGCCCGGACGTTCGTCGACTCGCCCATGGAGTCGCGGGTCAGACTCCTGCTGACCGCTTCGGGCTTCCCCTGTCCCGTGGTCGGGGCCGATCTCTTCGCCGAGGACCAGTGGGTCGCGCGACCGGACCTGTGCTGGCCCCAGGCTCGCATCGCGATCGAGTACGACGGCGCCCACCACTACGCGTCCCAGCATCAGATGCGCAGCGACGTCGCTCGGCGGGAGAACATGGAACGCCTGGGGTGGCGGGTGGTCGTCCTCTACTCCCAGGACGTCCTCACGGCGTGGGACGCGACCTGCGGTCGACTGCTCACCGCCTTCGGGGACCAGGGCGTGGACCCGCGCCGGCTCGCGGACGCTCCCGACGCCTCGGTACGCCCCCGCATCGTCGTGGCCCGGGGGTGA
- a CDS encoding cystathionine gamma-synthase, with amino-acid sequence MSSASTPSHPDWSSTGFATRAIHAGQDPDETTGAVVPPIYQVSTYKQDGVGGLRGGYEYSRSANPTRTALEEALGAVETPAGAEQARGFAFSSGLAAEDTLLRATLRPGDHVLVPDDAYGGTYRLVARVFGPWGIEHTAVDLTDLDAVRAAVQPGRTRVLWVETPTNPLLGISDIAALAEIAHEHGATLVVDNTFATPYLQQPIALGADVVVHSTTKYIGGHSDVVGGALVVADGAELPGDLVSPAGTRGLADAVGFHQNSSGAVAGPFDAWLTLRGLKTLAVRMDRHSANAAAVAEFLASHPAVTEVVYPGLASHAGHELAKRQMRGFGGMVSFRVGSEEKALAVCAGTQVFTLAESLGGVESLIEHPGRMTHASVAGSALEVPDDLVRLSVGIEDAADLIADLARALA; translated from the coding sequence ATGAGCAGCGCGAGCACTCCCTCCCACCCCGACTGGTCGAGCACCGGCTTCGCGACCCGCGCCATCCACGCGGGACAGGACCCGGACGAGACGACGGGCGCCGTCGTCCCCCCGATCTACCAGGTCTCCACCTACAAGCAGGACGGCGTCGGCGGTCTGCGCGGGGGGTACGAGTACTCCCGCTCCGCGAACCCGACCCGCACGGCGCTCGAGGAGGCGCTCGGCGCCGTCGAGACGCCTGCGGGAGCCGAGCAGGCGCGCGGCTTCGCCTTCTCCTCGGGCCTCGCCGCGGAGGACACGCTCCTGCGCGCGACGCTGCGCCCGGGCGACCACGTCCTGGTGCCCGACGACGCGTACGGCGGCACGTACCGTCTCGTCGCCCGGGTGTTCGGGCCGTGGGGCATCGAGCACACGGCCGTGGACCTCACGGACCTCGACGCGGTGCGGGCCGCGGTCCAGCCGGGCCGCACCCGGGTGCTGTGGGTCGAGACCCCGACCAACCCGCTGCTCGGCATCAGCGACATCGCCGCGCTCGCGGAGATCGCGCACGAGCACGGCGCGACCCTCGTGGTCGACAACACGTTCGCGACGCCCTACCTGCAGCAGCCCATCGCCCTGGGCGCCGACGTCGTGGTGCACTCGACGACCAAGTACATCGGTGGGCACAGCGACGTCGTCGGGGGAGCACTCGTCGTGGCCGACGGCGCGGAGCTCCCGGGCGACCTCGTCTCGCCCGCGGGGACGCGCGGCCTGGCCGACGCGGTCGGCTTCCACCAGAACTCGTCCGGCGCGGTCGCGGGGCCGTTCGACGCGTGGCTCACGCTGCGTGGCCTCAAGACGCTCGCGGTGCGCATGGACCGGCACTCGGCCAACGCCGCGGCGGTCGCCGAGTTCCTCGCGTCGCACCCCGCGGTGACCGAGGTCGTCTACCCGGGCCTCGCGTCGCACGCCGGGCACGAGCTCGCGAAGCGCCAGATGCGCGGCTTCGGTGGCATGGTGTCGTTCCGGGTGGGGAGCGAGGAGAAGGCGCTCGCGGTCTGCGCGGGCACACAGGTGTTCACGCTCGCGGAGTCCCTCGGCGGGGTCGAGTCGTTGATCGAGCACCCGGGGCGCATGACGCACGCGTCGGTCGCGGGCTCGGCGCTCGAGGTCCCCGACGACCTGGTGCGGCTGTCGGTCGGCATCGAGGACGCGGCGGACCTGATCGCGGACCTCGCGCGGGCCCTCGCGTGA
- the greA gene encoding transcription elongation factor GreA — MTETSVTWLTQEAHDRLQAELAHLSGAGRTDIAERIAAARDEGDLKENGGYHAAREEQAKNEARIRELTAKLRNVQIGTPPDDGKVEPGMVVTALVAGEEMSFLLGSREIAGGTDIRVYSPTSPLGEAINGTSIGDKVAYAAPNGNQIAVEILAAKPFQA, encoded by the coding sequence GTGACCGAGACCAGCGTCACCTGGCTGACCCAGGAGGCACACGACAGGCTTCAGGCCGAGTTGGCTCACCTGTCCGGTGCCGGCCGCACCGACATCGCCGAGCGCATCGCCGCTGCCCGCGACGAGGGTGACCTCAAGGAGAACGGCGGCTACCACGCCGCCCGCGAGGAGCAGGCCAAGAACGAGGCGCGCATCCGCGAGCTGACCGCGAAGCTCCGCAACGTGCAGATCGGCACTCCGCCGGACGACGGCAAGGTCGAGCCCGGCATGGTCGTCACCGCGCTCGTGGCCGGCGAGGAGATGTCCTTCCTGCTCGGTTCACGCGAGATCGCCGGCGGCACGGACATCCGCGTCTACTCCCCGACGTCCCCGCTCGGCGAGGCCATCAACGGCACCTCGATCGGCGACAAGGTCGCGTACGCGGCCCCCAACGGGAACCAGATCGCGGTCGAGATCCTGGCGGCCAAGCCGTTCCAGGCGTGA
- a CDS encoding isoprenyl transferase, translated as MRMPHLLYGLYERRLAASLPREAMPRHVGVILDGNRRWAKSFGETAATGHRRGADKIAEFLTWSEDLGIEVVTLWMLSTDNLSRSREELSALLDIIEDAVCDLAETGRWRLRVMGRLDLLPERLAKALRDAEDRTAGVDGLQVNVAIGYGGRHEIADAVRSYLSEQAATGASLQDLAENLDVEHIEEHLYTKGQPDPELVIRTSGEQRLGGFLLWQSAHAEFYFCEAYWPSFRRVDYLRALRSYSQRERRLGR; from the coding sequence GTGCGCATGCCCCACCTGCTCTACGGGCTGTACGAACGACGTCTCGCGGCCTCGCTGCCGCGCGAGGCCATGCCGCGGCACGTCGGCGTCATCCTCGACGGGAACCGCCGCTGGGCCAAGTCCTTCGGCGAGACCGCCGCGACCGGCCACCGCCGTGGCGCCGACAAGATCGCCGAGTTCCTCACCTGGAGCGAGGACCTCGGGATCGAGGTGGTCACGCTCTGGATGCTCTCCACGGACAACCTCTCGCGCTCGCGCGAGGAGCTCAGCGCGCTGCTCGACATCATCGAGGACGCCGTGTGCGACCTGGCGGAGACCGGTCGCTGGCGCCTGCGCGTCATGGGTCGCCTCGACCTCCTGCCCGAGCGTCTCGCCAAGGCGCTGCGCGACGCGGAGGACCGGACCGCCGGGGTCGACGGGCTCCAGGTCAACGTCGCGATCGGGTACGGCGGCCGCCACGAGATCGCCGACGCCGTGCGCTCCTACCTGAGCGAGCAGGCCGCGACCGGCGCCTCGCTCCAGGACCTCGCCGAGAACCTCGACGTCGAGCACATCGAGGAGCACCTCTACACCAAGGGCCAGCCCGACCCCGAGCTCGTGATCCGCACCTCGGGCGAGCAGCGCCTCGGCGGGTTCCTCCTGTGGCAGAGCGCGCACGCCGAGTTCTACTTCTGCGAGGCGTACTGGCCGAGCTTCCGCCGGGTCGACTACCTGCGCGCGCTGCGGTCCTACTCGCAGCGTGAGCGGCGCCTCGGCCGGTAG
- a CDS encoding DUF4307 domain-containing protein, giving the protein MTNSTPPSGTSPQVGPDALDEHENPIGLAPQTPGLQPPVGRYGPAPTAARRRLTIAGIVAAAVVGVGITIWIGLGQASTPVRYDDFGFKVVDSEQIDVTFQVSMEPGTQAECTIDALAESYAQVGTVDVVVGPSDQLEGRYTVSVATSELATTGIVESCRALP; this is encoded by the coding sequence ATGACGAACAGCACTCCCCCGTCGGGAACATCCCCGCAGGTCGGCCCCGACGCGCTCGACGAGCACGAGAACCCGATCGGGCTCGCGCCGCAGACCCCTGGCCTGCAGCCGCCGGTGGGCCGCTACGGGCCCGCGCCGACGGCCGCGCGCCGACGCCTCACGATCGCGGGCATCGTCGCCGCGGCGGTCGTCGGGGTCGGGATCACGATCTGGATCGGGCTCGGGCAGGCGTCGACCCCCGTGCGCTACGACGACTTCGGGTTCAAGGTCGTCGACTCCGAGCAGATCGACGTGACCTTCCAGGTCTCGATGGAGCCGGGCACCCAGGCCGAGTGCACGATCGACGCGCTCGCCGAGAGCTACGCGCAGGTCGGGACGGTCGACGTCGTCGTCGGGCCGAGCGACCAGCTCGAGGGGCGCTACACCGTGAGCGTCGCGACGTCCGAGCTCGCGACGACGGGGATCGTCGAGAGCTGCCGCGCCCTGCCCTGA
- the msrA gene encoding peptide-methionine (S)-S-oxide reductase MsrA, whose amino-acid sequence MFESLFGSSMKTQMVAPEKALAGRDQPVLPAARPHTVLGTSITGPWPEGTRVLYLAMGCFWGAEEIFWQVPGVVSTAVGYMGGTTPNPTYEEVCTARTGHTETALVAYDPSVVSEEELLKIFWERHDPTQGYRQGNDVGTQYRSAVYWTTPEQEAAVRETQQRYQKVLTARGLDPITTEVAPAEGRTFYYAEDYHQQYLDKNPNGYRCHATTGIPFPDAA is encoded by the coding sequence ATGTTCGAGTCGTTGTTCGGGTCCTCGATGAAGACCCAGATGGTCGCGCCCGAGAAGGCGCTCGCCGGGCGGGACCAGCCCGTGCTCCCCGCCGCCCGCCCGCACACCGTGCTCGGGACGTCGATCACCGGCCCGTGGCCCGAGGGCACGCGCGTGCTGTACCTCGCGATGGGCTGCTTCTGGGGCGCCGAGGAGATCTTCTGGCAGGTGCCGGGAGTCGTCTCGACCGCCGTCGGCTACATGGGCGGCACCACGCCCAACCCCACGTACGAGGAGGTCTGCACCGCGCGCACGGGCCACACCGAGACCGCGCTCGTGGCCTACGACCCGTCGGTCGTGAGCGAGGAGGAGCTGCTCAAGATCTTCTGGGAGCGCCACGACCCCACGCAGGGCTACCGGCAGGGCAACGACGTCGGCACCCAGTACCGCTCGGCGGTCTACTGGACGACGCCCGAGCAGGAGGCCGCGGTCCGTGAGACCCAGCAGCGCTACCAGAAGGTGCTGACCGCGCGCGGGCTCGACCCGATCACCACCGAGGTCGCCCCGGCCGAGGGCCGCACGTTCTACTACGCCGAGGACTACCACCAGCAGTACCTCGACAAGAACCCCAACGGGTACCGCTGCCACGCGACGACGGGGATCCCGTTCCCCGACGCGGCGTGA
- the ilvA gene encoding threonine ammonia-lyase, with translation MLDGVAYRTPVQTSRAISQVVGVPVVLKCENLQRAGSFKIRGAYIRMARLSAEEKARGVVAASAGNHAQGVAFAAGLLGIQAVVYMPVDAALPKVAATREYGAEVRLVGVDVDETLAAAKAEAERTGAVFIHPFDHPDVVAGQGTIALEILEQVPDVRTVVMPLGGGGLVAGVAAAMAEVAPHVKVVGVQAARAAAYPGSLAAGVPTTSLARSTMADGIAVGTPGPVPFSIVSALGAEVRTVTEDELSRALLMITERAKLVVEPAGAAGVAALLADPTGWEGPVVVILSGGNIDPLVLLRVLRHGLAAAGRYMQMQVLLDDRPGALAQMLDVIAGVGGSIMHIDHDRTDVHLAIGEAWVRMQVETKGQEHCEALVAQLRGAGYRVLTG, from the coding sequence ATGCTCGACGGCGTCGCCTACCGCACCCCGGTCCAGACGAGCCGCGCGATCAGCCAGGTCGTGGGCGTGCCCGTGGTGCTCAAGTGCGAGAACCTCCAGCGCGCCGGGTCGTTCAAGATCCGCGGAGCGTACATCCGTATGGCGCGGCTCTCGGCCGAGGAGAAGGCGCGCGGCGTCGTCGCGGCCAGCGCCGGGAACCACGCCCAGGGGGTCGCGTTCGCGGCGGGCCTGCTCGGGATCCAGGCCGTCGTCTACATGCCGGTCGACGCCGCGCTGCCCAAGGTCGCCGCGACCCGCGAGTACGGGGCCGAGGTGCGCCTGGTGGGCGTCGACGTCGACGAGACGCTCGCGGCCGCCAAGGCCGAGGCCGAGCGCACGGGCGCGGTGTTCATCCACCCGTTCGACCACCCCGACGTCGTCGCGGGCCAGGGCACGATCGCGCTCGAGATCCTCGAGCAGGTGCCCGACGTCCGCACGGTCGTCATGCCGCTCGGCGGCGGTGGGCTGGTCGCGGGGGTCGCGGCGGCCATGGCCGAGGTCGCGCCGCACGTCAAGGTCGTGGGGGTCCAGGCCGCGCGCGCGGCGGCCTACCCGGGCTCGCTCGCTGCAGGCGTCCCGACGACGTCGCTCGCCCGCTCGACCATGGCCGACGGCATCGCGGTGGGCACCCCGGGCCCGGTGCCGTTCTCGATCGTGTCCGCGCTCGGTGCCGAGGTCCGCACCGTGACCGAGGACGAGCTCTCACGCGCGCTCCTGATGATCACCGAGCGGGCCAAGCTCGTCGTCGAGCCGGCGGGGGCCGCGGGGGTCGCGGCGCTGCTCGCCGACCCGACCGGGTGGGAGGGCCCGGTCGTGGTGATCCTGTCCGGGGGCAACATCGACCCCCTGGTGCTGCTGCGGGTGCTGCGGCACGGGCTCGCGGCCGCGGGCCGGTACATGCAGATGCAGGTGCTGCTCGACGACCGGCCCGGTGCTCTGGCACAGATGCTCGACGTCATCGCGGGCGTCGGCGGCTCGATCATGCACATCGACCACGACCGCACCGACGTGCACCTCGCGATCGGTGAGGCGTGGGTACGCATGCAGGTCGAGACCAAGGGGCAGGAGCACTGCGAGGCGCTCGTCGCGCAGCTCCGCGGCGCGGGGTACCGGGTCCTGACGGGCTGA